The Brassica oleracea var. oleracea cultivar TO1000 chromosome C6, BOL, whole genome shotgun sequence genome includes a region encoding these proteins:
- the LOC106298804 gene encoding early nodulin-like protein 3, whose product MLHRLSFLVCLLVIINTVSAREFVVGGSKGWTVPSDDQLYNQWAEKSRFQISDSLLFVYQQNQDSVLQVTRDAYDSCNTKEPTAKFTDGHTSFKLDRSGTYYFISGNKDNCHKNQKLIIIVMADRSSTNTTTTSSPPPSPSVESSPSPTYTGTFEITPAPSQDTPGNSASPFASSVLPSAFIVTMFLSLFR is encoded by the exons ATGCTTCACAGGCTCAGCTTTCTTGTTTGTCTTCTTGTGATTATTAACACGGTCAGCGCCAGAGAGTTTGTTGTAGGAGGATCAAAAGGTTGGACTGTTCCCTCAGATGATCAACTATACAATCAATGGGCAGAGAAAAGCAGATTCCAAATCAGTGACTCTTTGC TGTTTGTCTACCAACAAAACCAAGACTCAGTGCTTCAAGTGACAAGAGATGCTTACGATAGCTGCAACACCAAGGAACCCACTGCTAAATTCACAGACGGACACACTTCCTTCAAGCTTGACCGGTCAGGAACATACTACTTCATCAGTGGAAACAAAGACAATTGTCACAAGAACCAGAAGCTTATAATCATTGTCATGGCTGATAGAAGCAGTACAAATACAACAACCACATCTTCACCTCCTCCTTCACCTTCAGTAGAATCATCACCCTCTCCTACTTACACAGGAACTTTTGAAATAACCCCGGCGCCTTCACAAGATACTCCCGGAAACTCAGCTTCACCTTTTGCCTCCTCTGTTCTGCCTTCTGCTTTCATTGTTACAATGTTTCTTTCTCTTTTCAGATAA